One genomic segment of Blastopirellula marina includes these proteins:
- a CDS encoding thiamine phosphate synthase, with product MTDPNIPADGGLPPTMDISLWRTLDAAANRASEGLRVIEDFVRYGQNDVFLTTELKSLRHQLDSTLQRFDRLQAITSRDTFGDVGTTVQGKLEHARSGWSDLLTANFKRLQQALRSLEEHAKLIDGEVAANFERARYLAYSLEKMVMTTVAASGVFPEVSIYVLTDGWADGQLFDTFVAQLVEAEVEVIQLRDKNLDDRTLLVRAELLRKRTAGTTTKMILNDRADLAKVSGADGVHVGQEELTVSQARSVLGIGKLVGVSTHSIDQARQAVRDGADYIGIGPTFPSGTKTFDAFPGVDLLREVAGEITLPGFAIGGIDLGNVAKVSAAGIRRVAVSGCVSKADDPGMVVRQLREKCQNM from the coding sequence ATGACCGACCCCAATATTCCGGCCGATGGCGGCTTACCGCCGACGATGGACATTTCGCTCTGGCGGACCTTGGACGCCGCCGCCAACCGGGCCAGCGAAGGGCTGCGAGTCATCGAAGATTTCGTCCGTTACGGTCAGAACGACGTTTTCCTGACGACCGAACTGAAATCACTGCGGCATCAACTGGACAGTACCCTCCAGCGATTCGATCGGTTGCAGGCGATTACTTCGCGAGACACCTTTGGCGATGTGGGAACGACCGTGCAAGGGAAGCTGGAACATGCTCGCTCTGGCTGGTCCGATCTGCTGACGGCTAACTTCAAACGCCTACAACAAGCCCTGCGTAGCCTGGAAGAACATGCCAAGCTGATCGACGGGGAGGTCGCCGCCAATTTCGAGCGAGCGCGTTACCTCGCCTACTCGCTGGAAAAGATGGTGATGACCACGGTCGCCGCCAGCGGTGTATTTCCTGAAGTATCGATCTACGTTCTGACCGACGGCTGGGCCGATGGACAGTTGTTCGACACTTTTGTGGCGCAACTGGTCGAAGCGGAAGTCGAGGTCATCCAACTACGTGATAAGAACCTGGACGACCGCACGCTCCTGGTCCGCGCTGAACTGCTGCGAAAACGAACCGCTGGCACCACCACGAAGATGATCCTGAACGACCGAGCCGACCTGGCCAAGGTCAGCGGTGCTGACGGGGTGCATGTCGGTCAGGAAGAACTAACGGTAAGTCAGGCTCGTAGCGTGCTGGGCATAGGGAAGCTGGTAGGCGTTTCGACCCACAGCATCGACCAGGCCCGGCAAGCGGTTCGCGATGGAGCCGACTACATCGGCATCGGCCCGACCTTTCCCAGCGGGACAAAAACGTTTGATGCGTTTCCCGGCGTCGATCTACTACGCGAGGTAGCCGGCGAGATCACGCTGCCTGGGTTTGCGATTGGCGGGATCGATCTTGGCAACGTGGCAAAAGTGTCCGCGGCCGGTATCCGGCGTGTGGCTGTTTCAGGGTGCGTTTCGAAGGCGGATGATCCTGGGATGGTGGTTCGTCAGCTGCGAGAGAAGTGCCAAAATATGTAG
- a CDS encoding GNAT family N-acetyltransferase produces the protein MPTETILQVPVFSDLANLAFTLRREVFVTEQGVPAEGELDEYDMTADHYVLVRDGDVVATSRVIHKEEGCKLSRFAVRKAVRGLGVGGRMMAFVLADLKAKGKHRVFLSAQSDKIGFYEKYGFHAYGPEYYECDILHRMMQNWDDLSGAEA, from the coding sequence ATGCCCACTGAAACCATCCTTCAAGTCCCTGTCTTCAGCGATCTCGCCAATCTCGCGTTCACCCTGCGCCGGGAAGTCTTCGTTACCGAGCAAGGCGTGCCAGCCGAAGGGGAGCTCGACGAGTACGACATGACGGCGGATCACTATGTGCTGGTTCGGGATGGGGACGTGGTGGCGACGTCGCGGGTGATTCATAAAGAAGAAGGGTGCAAGCTCTCGCGGTTTGCCGTTCGCAAGGCGGTGCGCGGTCTGGGGGTTGGGGGGAGGATGATGGCGTTTGTGCTTGCCGACCTGAAAGCGAAAGGGAAACACCGCGTCTTTCTGAGTGCCCAGTCCGACAAGATCGGGTTCTACGAGAAGTACGGCTTTCATGCCTACGGCCCGGAGTATTACGAGTGCGATATCTTGCACCGGATGATGCAGAACTGGGACGACTTGTCTGGTGCGGAAGCGTGA
- a CDS encoding DUF3302 domain-containing protein, with protein sequence MDALSWFALGLIFFVILVLSYGIIALHDVPYHIAKARNHPHQDAIHAGGWISLFTLHAIWPLLWVWAYSYDPETGYFGRKIEGEIVSTTQELLEEIDGEKLKALEQRITELEAKLASHETNANTEPPAEEK encoded by the coding sequence ATGGACGCACTTAGCTGGTTTGCCTTAGGGCTCATCTTTTTTGTGATCTTAGTGTTGTCGTACGGAATCATCGCTCTTCACGATGTCCCGTATCACATTGCCAAGGCACGCAATCATCCACATCAAGACGCCATACATGCGGGCGGTTGGATCAGCTTGTTCACGCTGCATGCGATTTGGCCTTTGTTGTGGGTGTGGGCGTATTCCTACGACCCGGAAACAGGCTACTTCGGCCGGAAGATCGAGGGAGAGATAGTCAGCACGACGCAAGAGCTTCTGGAGGAAATCGATGGGGAGAAGTTGAAGGCCTTGGAGCAGCGCATCACCGAACTGGAAGCCAAGCTGGCCTCCCACGAGACAAACGCAAACACTGAGCCGCCGGCGGAGGAAAAGTAA
- a CDS encoding DUF4236 domain-containing protein: MGFSFRKSYTFGPLRVNFSKSGIGFSFGMKGLRAGYSANGRKYVSASVPGTGARYYKSTKSLSGLWNQWFGGEEEEAEETPKKKPAKKLTKKESFW; encoded by the coding sequence ATGGGTTTTTCCTTTCGCAAGTCGTACACGTTCGGTCCTTTGCGGGTCAATTTCAGCAAGTCTGGGATCGGGTTCTCGTTTGGCATGAAGGGACTGCGTGCCGGGTATAGTGCCAACGGGCGGAAGTACGTTTCGGCGAGTGTGCCAGGTACGGGTGCACGGTATTACAAGTCGACCAAGTCCCTTTCGGGCCTGTGGAACCAATGGTTCGGCGGCGAGGAAGAGGAAGCGGAAGAGACACCGAAGAAGAAACCAGCGAAGAAACTGACCAAGAAAGAATCATTCTGGTAA
- a CDS encoding DNA cytosine methyltransferase codes for MKRREETSDQMWTFAEFFSGIGLVRMGLEDASSRWKCSFANDFDPVKCEIYRNHFARKSDELMECDVNALQIQRVPVVDLATASFPCTDLSLAGSRMGLHSGQSSAFWGFARLLESMTTRNRPRLIMLENVTGLLNSHGGEDLRTLLRSINSLGYSVDPFILDAKWFVPQSRPRLFIVCAKKSFSRNLLRLYRRVEVGPLRSKQLAEFISQTSGDIEYRGPQLPQPEVSNAMLPSVIEDPPDEHKDWWNTDRRDYLYDQMFERHQSWVQEFIGSSHYHYATAFRRVRPQPDGSKRSMAELRTDGIAGCLRTPKGGSGRQILVRAGKGKLAVRLVSPRECAALMGARGYNLDGVSASNAYFAFGDGVCVDAIRWISKNYLEPLLHLVDGRKYLTTGSNGRSKISRSTTSATN; via the coding sequence ATGAAACGCAGGGAAGAAACAAGTGACCAGATGTGGACTTTTGCTGAATTCTTTTCAGGTATTGGTCTCGTACGAATGGGGCTTGAGGACGCTAGTTCGCGTTGGAAGTGTTCCTTCGCGAATGATTTCGATCCGGTTAAATGCGAAATATACCGAAACCACTTCGCTCGGAAATCAGATGAGTTGATGGAATGCGATGTTAATGCGTTGCAAATTCAACGAGTGCCCGTAGTAGATCTCGCAACTGCGTCTTTCCCATGTACTGATTTGTCGTTGGCTGGTTCAAGGATGGGGCTTCATTCTGGGCAGTCCTCAGCATTTTGGGGATTTGCAAGATTGTTAGAGAGCATGACGACGCGAAATCGTCCCCGGCTAATAATGCTTGAAAACGTCACGGGCCTTCTAAATTCTCATGGAGGAGAAGACCTAAGGACGTTACTGCGGTCTATTAATAGTCTGGGCTATTCAGTAGATCCATTTATTCTTGATGCGAAGTGGTTTGTGCCACAGAGTCGGCCAAGGCTCTTCATCGTGTGCGCAAAGAAATCATTTTCAAGGAATTTACTGCGTCTTTACCGCAGGGTGGAAGTTGGGCCGTTGCGATCTAAGCAGCTTGCGGAATTCATTTCACAGACGTCTGGCGACATTGAGTATCGTGGTCCGCAATTACCACAGCCTGAAGTTTCAAACGCTATGTTACCAAGTGTTATTGAAGATCCCCCGGATGAACATAAGGATTGGTGGAATACGGATCGACGTGATTATTTATATGATCAAATGTTTGAGCGTCATCAGTCTTGGGTCCAAGAGTTTATAGGTTCATCGCACTATCATTACGCAACTGCTTTTCGGCGAGTTCGTCCACAGCCTGATGGTTCAAAGAGGTCGATGGCAGAATTGAGAACCGATGGGATAGCTGGTTGCCTACGAACACCTAAGGGCGGGAGCGGGCGTCAAATCCTGGTTCGTGCTGGAAAGGGTAAATTGGCCGTTCGGTTAGTGTCTCCTCGTGAGTGTGCTGCCTTAATGGGAGCGAGGGGCTACAATCTCGACGGTGTATCAGCATCTAACGCTTACTTTGCTTTCGGAGATGGGGTCTGTGTCGATGCCATTAGGTGGATTTCTAAAAATTACTTAGAGCCATTGCTGCATCTTGTTGACGGACGAAAATATTTAACGACTGGCTCAAATGGACGTTCAAAAATTTCGCGATCTACAACTTCGGCAACTAACTAA
- a CDS encoding ATP-dependent Clp protease ATP-binding subunit yields MYERFTDRARKVMQLANQEAQRFNHEYIGTEHILLGLIKEGSGVAANVLKTLEVDLRKIRLEVEKLVQSGPDMVTMGKLPQTPRAKKVIEYSMEEARNLNHNYVGTEHILLGLLREQEGVAAQVLMNLGLKLEDVREEVLNLLGHGMEGDSSREGRGEPGGTSEPGGTPGKGSKSKTPALDSFGRDLTELAKQGKLDPVIGRQREIERAIQVLCRRTKNNPVLLGEAGVGKTAIVEGFAQRVIDGDVPELLAEKRIVVLDLAMMVAGTKYRGQFEERIKAVMNEVRRAKNTILFIDELHTLVGAGGAEGAIDAANVLKPALARGEIQCIGATTLDEYRKYIEKDSALARRFQEIQVDPASKDETVEILKGLRDRYEEHHNVQITDDAIVAAAEFSDRYITGRCLPDKAIDVIDEAGARVRLRVMTRPPDLKEIDEEVETLNRKKEQAVADQDFEKAASLRDQADKLKKKKEDIVKEWQAKSRQKDGVVDEEVIAEVVSKMTGIPLTRMSTEDSMRLMQMEDVLHKKVISQDDAIKAISKAVRRSRSGLKDPKRPTGTFVFAGPTGVGKTLLAKALAEFMFGDADALIQIDMSEYMEKHNVSRLIGAPPGYVGYEEGGQLTEKIRRRPYAVVLLDEIEKAHPDVFNMLLQVMEEGRLTDSFGRNVDFRNVILIMTTNAGAGAIKNESAFGFQAPDEGAEYQSMKVRVEEEIGKVFRPEFINRLDQVIIFHHLTKEDLKQVIDLELAKVRERLVERGYNLVLTDAAKELIIKRSHQSDKGQDFGARPLRRAIENSIEDPLSEELLKGEFQGQDTITVDAIANDEGKLTRLDFKGSIQEPEAEHAVGAGSGGEGSDSSDEG; encoded by the coding sequence ATGTACGAACGATTTACAGATCGTGCTCGCAAGGTGATGCAGCTGGCCAACCAAGAGGCCCAGCGGTTCAACCACGAATATATCGGCACCGAGCACATCCTTCTGGGCTTGATCAAAGAAGGTAGCGGCGTGGCTGCCAACGTCTTGAAGACGCTGGAAGTCGACCTGCGGAAGATTCGACTTGAAGTCGAAAAGCTCGTCCAGTCTGGTCCCGACATGGTGACCATGGGCAAGTTGCCGCAAACGCCCCGGGCCAAGAAAGTCATCGAGTATTCGATGGAAGAGGCTCGCAACTTAAACCACAACTACGTAGGCACCGAGCACATCTTGCTGGGTCTTCTGCGAGAACAGGAAGGCGTCGCCGCTCAGGTTCTCATGAACTTGGGTCTGAAGCTGGAAGACGTTCGCGAAGAAGTTCTCAACCTGCTGGGCCACGGTATGGAAGGGGACAGCAGCCGCGAAGGTCGTGGCGAGCCTGGCGGTACTTCCGAACCTGGTGGCACCCCCGGCAAAGGCAGCAAGAGCAAGACCCCTGCCCTGGATAGCTTCGGTCGCGACCTGACCGAACTGGCCAAGCAAGGCAAGCTCGACCCGGTCATCGGTCGCCAACGCGAAATCGAACGAGCCATTCAGGTTCTCTGCCGCCGTACCAAGAACAACCCGGTTTTGCTGGGTGAAGCTGGTGTCGGTAAGACAGCCATCGTCGAAGGTTTCGCCCAACGCGTGATCGACGGCGACGTGCCGGAACTGCTGGCCGAAAAGCGAATCGTCGTGCTCGACCTGGCCATGATGGTCGCCGGTACCAAGTACCGCGGTCAGTTTGAAGAACGCATCAAAGCCGTGATGAACGAAGTGCGTCGTGCCAAGAACACGATCCTCTTCATCGACGAGCTTCACACCCTGGTCGGTGCCGGTGGTGCCGAAGGTGCCATCGACGCAGCCAACGTGCTGAAGCCTGCTTTGGCTCGTGGCGAAATCCAATGTATCGGTGCGACCACCCTGGACGAGTACCGCAAGTACATCGAAAAGGACAGCGCCCTCGCTCGACGTTTCCAGGAAATCCAGGTCGATCCGGCCTCGAAGGACGAAACGGTCGAGATCCTCAAGGGTCTGCGGGATCGCTACGAAGAACACCATAATGTTCAAATCACCGACGACGCCATCGTCGCCGCGGCTGAATTCTCCGATCGTTACATCACCGGACGCTGCCTGCCTGATAAGGCGATCGACGTGATCGACGAAGCAGGTGCCCGTGTGCGGCTTCGCGTGATGACCCGTCCGCCGGATCTCAAGGAAATCGACGAAGAAGTCGAAACCTTGAACCGCAAGAAGGAACAGGCCGTCGCCGATCAAGACTTCGAGAAGGCTGCCTCCCTGCGTGATCAGGCCGACAAGCTGAAGAAGAAAAAGGAAGACATCGTCAAAGAATGGCAAGCCAAGAGCCGCCAGAAAGACGGTGTGGTCGACGAAGAAGTGATCGCCGAAGTCGTCAGCAAGATGACCGGCATTCCTCTGACACGTATGTCGACTGAAGACAGCATGCGTCTGATGCAGATGGAAGACGTACTGCATAAGAAGGTCATCAGCCAGGACGACGCCATCAAGGCGATCTCCAAGGCGGTTCGCCGTAGCCGTAGCGGTCTGAAAGATCCGAAGCGTCCCACGGGCACCTTCGTGTTCGCAGGCCCGACCGGTGTCGGTAAAACCTTGCTGGCCAAGGCCCTCGCTGAATTCATGTTCGGTGATGCCGACGCTTTGATTCAAATCGACATGTCCGAGTACATGGAGAAGCACAACGTCAGCCGTCTGATCGGTGCCCCTCCAGGCTATGTCGGTTACGAAGAAGGTGGTCAGCTGACCGAGAAGATTCGCCGTCGTCCTTACGCGGTCGTGCTGCTCGACGAAATCGAAAAGGCACACCCGGACGTCTTCAACATGCTCCTGCAAGTGATGGAAGAAGGCCGCCTGACCGATAGCTTCGGTCGCAACGTCGACTTCCGGAACGTGATCTTGATCATGACCACCAATGCTGGTGCCGGCGCGATCAAGAACGAATCGGCTTTCGGTTTCCAGGCTCCTGACGAAGGTGCCGAATACCAAAGCATGAAGGTTCGCGTGGAAGAAGAAATCGGCAAGGTCTTCCGCCCTGAATTTATCAACCGCTTGGACCAGGTCATCATCTTCCATCACCTGACGAAGGAAGACCTGAAGCAGGTCATCGACCTGGAACTGGCCAAGGTTCGCGAACGTCTGGTCGAACGTGGCTACAACCTCGTCCTGACCGACGCCGCCAAGGAACTGATCATCAAGCGAAGCCACCAGTCGGACAAGGGCCAAGACTTTGGTGCCCGACCGCTTCGCCGTGCGATCGAAAACTCGATCGAAGATCCACTGTCCGAGGAACTGCTCAAGGGCGAGTTCCAAGGCCAGGATACGATCACGGTCGACGCCATCGCCAACGATGAAGGCAAACTGACTCGCTTGGACTTCAAAGGTTCGATCCAGGAACCAGAAGCCGAACACGCAGTCGGTGCCGGCAGTGGCGGCGAAGGGAGCGATTCAAGCGACGAAGGCTAG
- a CDS encoding PQQ-binding-like beta-propeller repeat protein produces MPRNFAQLLCLLAVVFLTLPLQAENWPRFRGPSQAGIASDQTVPTQWSDTENIVWKTDLPGPGASSPIVYNNRIYVTCYTGYGLNEEEPGDKANLKRNLVCIDQQSGKIVWNKEIPADAEHTGDFSGFVALHGFASSTPIVDDTGIYVYYGTTGAAAYDLDGTHRWTVSLGDKTHGFGTANSPVLYDDLVILNAGVEGNAIVALDKKTGNQVWKHEGVNRSWNTPILVKANGRDELIYSEQGAVRCLNPATGEELWHSKGIDDYICPSVIPIGDDMIVAMGARKNTTIAIRTGGNGDVTDSHLVWEIDKGSNVSSPTYHDGHLYWASESKGIAYCADAKTGEIVYQERMEPRPKLIYASPVVADGKLYYVTRENGTYVIDAKPEYKLIKINEFEEDKSIANGSPAMVDNKIYLRTNQALYCIGK; encoded by the coding sequence ATGCCTCGTAACTTTGCCCAGCTACTTTGCCTCCTTGCCGTTGTCTTCCTGACACTGCCGCTGCAAGCAGAAAACTGGCCTCGCTTCCGCGGACCATCCCAGGCCGGGATCGCCAGTGACCAGACCGTTCCCACCCAGTGGAGCGACACCGAAAACATCGTCTGGAAGACCGACCTGCCCGGCCCAGGTGCTTCCAGCCCGATCGTCTACAACAATCGCATCTACGTGACCTGTTACACCGGCTATGGCCTCAACGAAGAAGAACCCGGCGACAAAGCCAATCTGAAGCGGAATCTCGTCTGCATCGATCAGCAATCCGGCAAGATCGTGTGGAATAAAGAAATCCCCGCCGACGCCGAGCACACCGGCGACTTCAGCGGATTCGTCGCCTTGCACGGCTTCGCTTCCAGCACCCCCATCGTCGACGACACCGGAATCTATGTTTACTACGGCACCACCGGAGCCGCTGCCTACGATCTCGACGGCACGCACCGCTGGACGGTCAGCCTGGGGGACAAGACCCACGGCTTCGGCACCGCCAACTCGCCGGTCCTGTACGACGACCTGGTCATCTTGAACGCTGGCGTCGAAGGAAACGCGATCGTCGCTCTCGATAAGAAGACCGGCAACCAGGTGTGGAAGCACGAAGGGGTCAACCGCTCGTGGAACACACCGATCCTGGTCAAAGCCAACGGACGCGACGAACTGATCTATAGCGAACAAGGCGCGGTGCGCTGCCTGAACCCAGCCACCGGTGAAGAACTGTGGCACTCGAAGGGGATCGACGACTACATCTGCCCCAGCGTGATTCCGATTGGCGACGACATGATCGTTGCCATGGGGGCTCGCAAGAACACGACGATCGCCATTCGCACCGGCGGCAACGGCGACGTGACCGACAGCCACTTGGTTTGGGAAATCGACAAAGGCTCGAACGTTTCGTCCCCCACCTACCACGATGGCCATTTGTACTGGGCCAGCGAAAGCAAAGGGATTGCCTACTGTGCCGACGCGAAGACTGGCGAAATCGTCTACCAGGAACGGATGGAACCCCGTCCGAAACTGATCTACGCTTCGCCCGTGGTGGCCGACGGCAAGCTGTATTATGTTACGCGCGAGAATGGCACCTACGTGATCGACGCCAAGCCCGAGTACAAGCTGATCAAGATCAACGAGTTCGAAGAAGACAAGTCCATCGCCAACGGCAGCCCCGCCATGGTCGACAACAAGATCTACCTTCGCACGAACCAAGCGTTGTACTGTATCGGCAAGTAA
- a CDS encoding tetratricopeptide repeat protein yields the protein MLSTPWITCLWPGLSELWVRGRWTGLVWALGFTLLLNAALVSKGVWPELGNVWVRSGLWYFVLGFWLINAGWMGFRIASGSWDAIDATIDQLYQSAQTAYLKGQWYQAEAVLLRLLRREPDDAEALLLLATLKRHTKQFDEAHQTLEKLERLDASRRWWFEIHREKQLLADREEGESEAHVEASKPSTTNLGEQNAERGEPSLPEAA from the coding sequence ATGCTATCAACGCCATGGATTACCTGCCTGTGGCCGGGGCTCAGCGAGCTTTGGGTACGCGGGCGCTGGACTGGACTGGTCTGGGCTCTAGGATTCACGCTGCTATTGAATGCGGCGCTGGTATCCAAAGGAGTTTGGCCAGAGCTGGGAAATGTCTGGGTTCGTAGTGGACTCTGGTATTTCGTCCTTGGCTTCTGGCTAATAAACGCAGGGTGGATGGGCTTCCGAATTGCCTCTGGCAGTTGGGATGCCATCGATGCCACCATCGACCAACTCTACCAAAGCGCCCAAACTGCCTATTTAAAAGGTCAATGGTACCAAGCCGAGGCAGTATTACTGAGGCTTCTACGGCGCGAGCCAGATGACGCGGAGGCGCTCCTATTATTAGCGACGCTGAAGCGGCATACGAAGCAATTTGATGAAGCACATCAGACGCTCGAAAAATTAGAGCGGCTCGATGCAAGCCGACGTTGGTGGTTTGAAATCCATCGCGAAAAGCAGCTTCTCGCTGATCGAGAAGAGGGGGAATCGGAAGCCCACGTCGAAGCATCCAAACCTTCGACAACAAACTTGGGTGAACAAAACGCGGAGAGAGGCGAACCCAGCCTACCGGAAGCCGCGTAA
- a CDS encoding carbohydrate porin, which yields MRRTFSTSLLAASLLCFAGTSAMAQQSVAFPETVFGEEAPIAGEQYAAAIDQVSYYDSCGMSCGDVAMGCGDCCMEAPHDCLWSRSQLTGDWHGHRSCLADCGITVNGAFTQFYQGPASGGNEQVFRYGDKFDVWVNMDMGKMGLCEGGTLTMHAVDWQLGQNAIVDATGLAPVNTAMLLPKVGEPTFATTSVQYTQALGGGYMITAGRINMLDLWATFYPEYGLGLDGFMNTSMILPLNVIPSLPLVTNGAGIIKAGERGVERALLVFESQSSPTTVGMDFPNGVTIVGAVRKYTDFFCQPGSHTLIGVYATGDYTSYDTSGWIVVPGSGVTPASKQGTWVAGYLGQQQLWSDQCNPARKVSMFGYIGFSDPDNSPYQFTTSLSVEKFGPFACRPNDRAGIGYFYNGLNSDFQNTVSLVTPIGDIYGGEVYYNAEITPWFHLTTDLQVIHPAVNANDTAVVLGLRGKLAF from the coding sequence ATGCGCAGGACATTTTCGACGAGTCTACTAGCGGCCTCGCTGTTGTGCTTTGCCGGCACCAGTGCGATGGCTCAGCAATCGGTTGCGTTTCCCGAAACGGTTTTCGGAGAAGAAGCACCCATCGCGGGCGAGCAGTACGCTGCCGCCATCGATCAGGTTTCGTACTACGACTCTTGCGGAATGTCTTGCGGTGACGTCGCTATGGGATGTGGCGATTGCTGCATGGAAGCTCCCCACGATTGTCTGTGGAGCCGCAGCCAGCTGACCGGCGACTGGCACGGGCATCGCAGCTGTTTGGCCGATTGCGGTATTACCGTGAATGGGGCCTTTACGCAGTTCTATCAAGGCCCTGCCAGCGGCGGCAACGAGCAGGTCTTTCGCTACGGCGACAAGTTCGATGTGTGGGTCAACATGGATATGGGCAAGATGGGCCTCTGCGAAGGGGGCACGCTCACGATGCACGCCGTCGATTGGCAATTGGGCCAGAATGCGATCGTGGATGCCACCGGGCTTGCTCCTGTGAACACGGCCATGCTGTTGCCGAAAGTCGGTGAGCCAACGTTTGCCACGACCAGCGTGCAGTACACGCAGGCACTTGGCGGTGGCTATATGATTACCGCAGGTCGCATCAACATGCTTGATCTGTGGGCGACGTTCTATCCGGAATACGGGCTGGGCTTGGATGGCTTCATGAACACGTCGATGATTCTTCCTTTGAATGTGATTCCCAGCTTGCCGCTGGTCACCAATGGTGCCGGAATTATCAAGGCCGGCGAACGTGGCGTCGAGCGTGCGCTGCTCGTGTTCGAGAGCCAATCAAGCCCTACGACTGTGGGCATGGATTTTCCTAACGGCGTGACAATTGTGGGGGCCGTCCGAAAGTACACCGACTTCTTCTGTCAGCCGGGCTCGCATACGCTTATTGGTGTTTATGCGACGGGTGATTACACCTCGTACGATACCTCGGGCTGGATTGTCGTTCCTGGCAGCGGCGTGACTCCGGCTTCCAAGCAGGGAACGTGGGTCGCTGGTTACCTGGGGCAACAGCAACTGTGGTCGGATCAATGCAATCCGGCTCGTAAGGTGAGCATGTTTGGCTACATCGGTTTCTCGGACCCGGATAACAGCCCTTACCAGTTCACGACGAGCCTGTCGGTCGAAAAGTTCGGGCCGTTTGCCTGCCGTCCGAACGACAGGGCCGGGATCGGGTACTTCTACAACGGGCTGAACTCCGACTTCCAGAACACGGTTAGCCTGGTGACCCCAATCGGTGACATCTACGGCGGCGAAGTTTACTACAACGCCGAGATCACCCCCTGGTTCCACCTGACGACCGATCTGCAGGTGATTCACCCTGCCGTGAATGCCAATGACACGGCTGTTGTGTTGGGTCTGCGTGGTAAGCTGGCGTTCTAA
- a CDS encoding GIY-YIG nuclease family protein produces the protein MDVQKFRDLQLRQLTNDIGVYALCDLDGIPIYVGQSTDGIRSRVRRHLTSARSDVIANRQIDVWEVAFVWAWPVQKKELISSIESWLFNEFDNQSRLMNGSTLNSPSEKPEIPEKLTLSVLSEEEITRRKEPRLRFPRQVQQLAILLDYILETSDKAHLRRSLMAHFERLERYYQGFI, from the coding sequence ATGGACGTTCAAAAATTTCGCGATCTACAACTTCGGCAACTAACTAACGATATCGGCGTGTACGCGCTCTGTGATCTAGATGGAATTCCGATTTATGTTGGCCAATCCACAGATGGAATTCGATCGCGAGTACGAAGGCATTTGACCAGTGCAAGAAGTGATGTGATTGCAAACAGGCAGATCGATGTTTGGGAAGTCGCATTCGTATGGGCATGGCCAGTGCAAAAAAAGGAGTTGATTAGTTCGATTGAGTCTTGGCTGTTCAATGAGTTCGATAACCAGTCACGACTGATGAATGGGTCGACGTTGAATTCCCCCTCCGAAAAGCCTGAGATTCCCGAAAAGCTCACGCTGAGTGTTCTAAGCGAGGAAGAGATAACAAGACGAAAAGAACCAAGGCTTCGATTTCCAAGGCAAGTTCAACAACTTGCAATCTTACTGGATTACATTCTAGAAACGTCTGATAAGGCACATTTGCGACGATCGTTGATGGCACACTTTGAGAGATTGGAGCGATACTATCAAGGCTTTATTTAG